A genomic window from Acinetobacter chinensis includes:
- a CDS encoding rhomboid family intramembrane serine protease: MSDLSSPPIQSKSSIHLWWITALLIAVNTGLFTWQVITGMDISNPSTVDAIRWGADYAPLTYLAEPWRLFSSMFFHFGMIHLMLNMWALYIFGSVAEQMFGRFYFSILYLLAGLTGSLLSGYVSIQDSYELIRTGIPTQSLLPSVGAGASGAVMGLGAALTVLSLFPMLPGQRFVLDKKTLLMVMGINLAMGFMISGINNAAHIGGMIMGALLTLIWYAGQKYGKNGLSQIAGAVLGTGLCILFYQYCMQQVQAISPLWQGLIEWIK, encoded by the coding sequence ATGTCTGATCTTTCTTCTCCGCCCATACAAAGCAAATCCAGTATTCATTTATGGTGGATCACTGCACTACTGATTGCTGTAAATACAGGTCTGTTTACCTGGCAGGTCATTACAGGAATGGACATCAGTAATCCATCTACAGTCGATGCAATCCGCTGGGGTGCTGATTATGCACCTTTAACCTATCTTGCGGAACCCTGGCGGCTTTTCAGCAGTATGTTTTTCCATTTCGGCATGATTCATCTGATGCTGAACATGTGGGCATTGTATATTTTTGGCAGTGTAGCAGAACAGATGTTTGGTCGCTTTTACTTCAGTATTCTTTATCTGCTGGCGGGTTTAACAGGAAGTCTACTGAGTGGTTATGTCTCCATTCAGGACTCTTATGAGCTGATCAGAACAGGTATACCCACTCAAAGTCTGTTACCGAGTGTGGGTGCGGGTGCATCTGGTGCAGTCATGGGACTGGGTGCTGCGCTGACCGTTCTGTCTTTATTTCCGATGTTACCAGGACAACGTTTTGTACTGGATAAAAAAACATTACTCATGGTGATGGGTATAAACCTTGCCATGGGTTTTATGATCAGTGGCATCAACAATGCAGCGCATATTGGTGGCATGATCATGGGTGCTCTGCTTACACTGATCTGGTATGCCGGTCAGAAATATGGAAAAAATGGTTTGAGCCAGATCGCTGGAGCTGTACTTGGTACTGGACTGTGCATTCTTTTTTATCAGTACTGCATGCAGCAGGTTCAGGCTATCAGCCCTTTGTGGCAAGGACTGATAGAGTGGATAAAATGA
- a CDS encoding alpha/beta fold hydrolase: MPQLRKSILRPLIVALAALTSFTGSLCQAAKTESKSSSKYSYVTLQNYLTQQRAAAGLKSRTLKVGDVTWTYSEGGSAQNPPVLLIHGLAGNRDNWNRVAQFLTPYYHVIIPDLPASGETHIPANFDVSVPNVTQQLRQFAEVLNITEKLNLAGHSLGGSIATVYAAQYPFDTQSLFLLNSAGIYRNASTKYAKNPDILKNLIVSRPGDLDDVLSTIMLNPPSVPYALKKAQENILISQADQTRKVIDQVVALNKIYTPESFARLTSAVEAPTLILWGKQDKIINVEAAEELKSLLKRAEAPVILNNVGHVPMLEADRLVAQHYLPFLTRTQQMKNPLADKLIPLN; this comes from the coding sequence ATGCCTCAGTTACGAAAATCCATCTTACGACCTCTGATTGTAGCTCTGGCAGCACTGACATCTTTTACAGGCAGTTTATGTCAGGCGGCTAAAACCGAATCAAAATCATCCTCAAAATATTCCTATGTCACGCTGCAGAATTATCTGACCCAGCAAAGAGCAGCAGCTGGACTGAAATCCAGAACACTTAAAGTTGGAGATGTGACCTGGACATACAGCGAAGGTGGATCGGCACAGAACCCTCCAGTTCTACTGATTCATGGTCTGGCGGGAAACCGTGATAACTGGAACCGTGTCGCACAGTTCCTGACACCTTACTATCATGTCATTATCCCTGACCTGCCTGCCAGTGGCGAAACACATATTCCTGCCAACTTTGATGTTTCCGTACCCAATGTCACCCAGCAGCTGAGACAGTTTGCTGAAGTACTGAACATTACTGAAAAACTGAATCTTGCCGGTCATTCACTGGGCGGTTCTATCGCTACAGTTTATGCAGCGCAGTATCCTTTTGACACACAGAGTCTGTTCCTGCTGAACAGTGCAGGTATTTACAGAAATGCATCGACCAAATACGCAAAGAATCCGGATATTTTAAAAAATCTGATTGTTTCAAGACCCGGTGACCTGGATGACGTACTGAGTACCATTATGCTGAATCCACCATCCGTTCCTTATGCACTCAAAAAGGCTCAGGAAAACATACTGATTTCCCAGGCAGATCAGACCCGTAAAGTGATTGATCAGGTCGTTGCCCTGAATAAAATCTACACCCCTGAATCATTTGCCCGCCTGACCTCTGCTGTTGAAGCACCTACACTGATTTTATGGGGCAAACAGGATAAAATTATCAATGTTGAGGCAGCAGAAGAATTAAAATCACTGTTGAAACGTGCTGAAGCACCTGTCATCCTTAACAATGTAGGTCATGTCCCGATGCTGGAAGCAGACCGGCTGGTTGCTCAGCATTATCTGCCATTTCTTACACGCACACAGCAAATGAAAAACCCTTTGGCAGATAAACTTATTCCTCTTAATTAG
- a CDS encoding arylesterase, translating into MQKKSLHYVVFVTFCSVLLMTPAMVYAKTIMILGDSLSASYGIQQGQGWVSLLQKRLDQQYPKAHKVVNASVSGETTSGALARLPKLLQTHKPDIVVIELGGNDGLRGQPPQMIQKNLTQLVLRSQQSKAHVLLFGMKIPPNYGTAYSQAFENNYRTVSQQYKIKLLPFFMQNVAGHSHLMQKDQIHPNAAAQKILLDNAFPYIKGAL; encoded by the coding sequence ATGCAAAAAAAATCTCTGCACTACGTTGTCTTTGTGACTTTCTGCTCAGTACTGTTGATGACTCCCGCAATGGTTTATGCAAAAACCATCATGATTCTGGGGGACAGCCTAAGTGCAAGTTATGGCATTCAGCAAGGTCAGGGTTGGGTCAGTCTGTTACAGAAACGTCTTGACCAACAGTATCCGAAAGCACACAAAGTGGTCAATGCCAGTGTCAGTGGAGAAACCACCAGTGGAGCACTCGCCAGACTGCCAAAACTGTTACAGACACATAAGCCTGATATTGTGGTGATTGAACTGGGGGGAAATGATGGATTACGTGGTCAGCCACCACAGATGATTCAAAAAAATCTGACACAGCTCGTCCTCAGAAGTCAGCAGAGTAAAGCCCATGTTTTATTGTTTGGAATGAAAATTCCACCGAATTATGGCACTGCCTACAGTCAGGCATTTGAAAATAACTACAGAACCGTCAGCCAGCAATACAAAATCAAACTTCTGCCCTTTTTTATGCAGAATGTTGCTGGACACAGCCATCTGATGCAGAAAGATCAGATTCACCCCAATGCAGCTGCTCAGAAAATACTGCTGGATAATGCCTTTCCATACATTAAAGGCGCTTTATAG
- a CDS encoding carbonic anhydrase, which yields MLTAEEALERLKQGNLRFAKEETNSSKFLTHQQRNEMVGSQEPFAIILGCSDSRVPAEMVFDQGFGDLFVIRVAGNIVAPSQVGSVEFAAESFGCPIVVVLGHTHCGAISSTIKALKNPETPSSANLMSIVNRVRPSVEILLQTELKDDLEKLSMHAVKSNVFASVNQLRHGSAVLENLIEQGKLKVVGAEYSLETGEVLFYDF from the coding sequence ATGCTTACAGCTGAAGAAGCACTGGAACGTCTGAAACAGGGTAATCTCCGCTTTGCCAAAGAAGAAACCAATTCTTCAAAGTTCCTGACACATCAGCAGCGCAATGAGATGGTCGGCAGCCAGGAACCGTTTGCGATTATTCTTGGATGTTCAGATTCACGTGTACCGGCAGAAATGGTTTTTGACCAGGGCTTTGGTGACCTGTTTGTGATCCGTGTTGCAGGTAATATTGTTGCACCATCTCAGGTCGGCAGTGTGGAATTTGCTGCTGAAAGCTTTGGTTGTCCAATTGTGGTCGTACTTGGGCATACTCACTGTGGTGCAATCAGTTCAACCATCAAGGCTCTGAAAAATCCAGAAACACCATCTTCTGCAAATCTGATGTCCATTGTGAACCGCGTTCGTCCATCTGTGGAGATTCTGCTGCAGACTGAGCTGAAAGATGATCTCGAAAAACTTTCCATGCATGCAGTGAAGTCCAATGTCTTTGCTTCTGTGAATCAGTTGCGTCATGGTTCTGCTGTACTGGAAAACCTGATTGAACAGGGCAAACTGAAAGTTGTCGGTGCAGAGTATTCCCTGGAAACAGGTGAAGTACTGTTCTATGACTTTTAA
- a CDS encoding ABC transporter permease, whose amino-acid sequence MNHLFKPLLTQSLRSTGIYLLMIALTLAISATTALKFSNEQIQNAVALQAAEMLAADLVLSDSKPLDSKWKNQAQQAGLKTSEVTMFGTMARTSQQFVMVNVKAVDQHFPLRGDIQVTPVATRLKPGEAWLSPRAMQLLHVKPGEQIFLADGQFKVSAEIQRDSNQELGFSGFSPTVIISRSDVAKTNAVQVGSRIDYRLLMSGTPVQTQTYEQNFKKQQHLQADQQKTKPNEQAEEQGGLKLRNAGEGNTRLMKPIANLDTFLQLANILTILLCGLAIALSSQRYVQQNQDHIALLRCCGAARRQILWAYLGLLGFMLVISMLIGTLLGVALGYGLLQLMLQLIPHLQIHFSVLSMLAGPLPVAFFTCTVVLLGFVLPALWQLLNTPPVRVIRQQEKSLRSVLFMLSSGLISLVLFCMLLTENISLSLWICGAVLLLCCVLYLVVWAGLKLIRQMKWSVSAYVRTPYMTAFQVTALALGLSLIAVLAVLRTDLLERWQQQLPVGTPNQFVYGLPPFDMPEFKQQLEQHGWQGTPLYPNIRGRLNAKNDLPFSDELIGNNNALRRELNLTQSEVYPSDNVIMKGNAHLGQTGEVSVESKIAQELGIHLGDRLTFSIPEGNFTAKVVNFRNVEWESFSPNFFFIFSPATFDENAGSYLGSFYIPDADKPKLISLVQQFSSTVFIDVSAILDEVKRIMNVLVQIVTILAVLVSISGLLVLIACLNLLMDERKKEVALLRSFGSSKQKLKGMMSLEIGFIGLMAGVVACVFAEMISAVASYKMDLMIQPHLQIWLVLPVLMTLLCALIGRYRLSYLSEIPPLQSLREMNQ is encoded by the coding sequence ATGAATCATTTATTTAAACCTTTACTGACGCAGAGTTTAAGAAGTACCGGTATTTACCTCTTGATGATTGCTTTAACACTGGCAATCAGCGCGACCACAGCACTCAAATTCAGTAATGAACAGATTCAGAATGCTGTTGCTTTACAGGCGGCAGAAATGCTGGCAGCGGATCTGGTACTCAGCGACAGTAAACCACTGGACAGTAAATGGAAAAATCAGGCTCAGCAGGCAGGGCTGAAAACGTCTGAAGTAACCATGTTTGGTACGATGGCACGAACATCGCAACAGTTTGTGATGGTCAATGTCAAAGCAGTGGATCAGCATTTCCCTTTGCGTGGTGACATCCAGGTCACGCCAGTTGCAACCAGACTTAAGCCAGGCGAGGCATGGCTCAGTCCACGAGCAATGCAACTGCTGCATGTAAAGCCTGGGGAGCAGATTTTCCTTGCAGATGGACAGTTTAAGGTTTCTGCTGAAATTCAGCGTGATTCCAATCAGGAACTTGGATTTTCAGGGTTCTCACCAACTGTGATTATTTCACGCTCAGATGTTGCAAAGACCAATGCTGTACAGGTCGGGTCACGGATTGACTATCGTTTACTCATGTCAGGAACACCTGTGCAGACTCAGACTTATGAGCAGAATTTTAAAAAACAGCAGCACCTGCAGGCAGATCAACAAAAGACAAAGCCGAATGAGCAGGCAGAAGAACAGGGTGGGTTGAAACTGCGCAATGCAGGAGAGGGAAATACCCGCCTGATGAAGCCCATAGCTAACCTGGATACATTTTTACAGCTGGCAAATATTCTGACCATACTGCTGTGCGGTCTTGCGATTGCTTTAAGCAGTCAGCGTTATGTTCAGCAGAATCAGGACCATATTGCGCTGTTACGCTGTTGTGGTGCTGCCCGTCGTCAGATTTTATGGGCATATCTGGGACTGCTGGGCTTTATGCTGGTCATTTCCATGCTGATTGGTACATTGCTTGGCGTTGCGCTGGGATATGGTCTGTTACAGTTAATGCTGCAGTTAATCCCTCATCTTCAGATTCATTTTTCTGTGCTGAGTATGCTAGCAGGACCTTTGCCTGTGGCATTTTTTACCTGTACCGTTGTTCTGCTGGGCTTTGTATTACCTGCACTCTGGCAACTGCTCAACACCCCACCAGTCCGGGTCATCCGGCAGCAGGAAAAATCACTCCGTTCAGTTTTGTTCATGCTTAGTTCAGGGCTGATCAGTCTGGTGCTTTTCTGTATGTTACTGACTGAAAATATCAGTTTAAGTCTATGGATCTGTGGCGCTGTACTGCTGTTATGCTGTGTATTGTACCTGGTGGTGTGGGCGGGACTGAAGCTGATCAGACAGATGAAATGGTCGGTTTCTGCTTATGTCCGTACACCTTATATGACGGCATTCCAGGTCACAGCACTTGCACTGGGACTGAGTCTGATCGCTGTACTGGCTGTATTAAGAACAGATTTACTCGAACGCTGGCAGCAACAGTTACCTGTCGGTACACCCAATCAGTTTGTGTATGGTTTGCCTCCCTTTGACATGCCTGAATTTAAGCAGCAGCTGGAACAGCATGGATGGCAGGGTACTCCGCTTTATCCCAATATCCGTGGGCGGTTGAATGCTAAAAATGATCTGCCTTTTTCAGATGAGCTCATTGGAAATAATAATGCGCTGCGCCGTGAACTGAATCTGACACAGTCTGAGGTCTATCCTTCTGATAATGTGATTATGAAGGGCAATGCTCATTTAGGGCAGACAGGCGAGGTTTCGGTAGAAAGTAAAATTGCACAGGAACTGGGGATTCATCTTGGAGACCGTCTGACTTTCAGCATTCCTGAAGGAAATTTTACCGCTAAAGTGGTCAATTTCCGTAACGTCGAATGGGAAAGTTTCAGTCCTAATTTCTTCTTTATTTTTTCACCAGCAACCTTTGATGAAAATGCAGGAAGTTATCTGGGCAGTTTTTACATCCCTGATGCAGATAAACCGAAACTGATTTCACTGGTACAGCAGTTTTCCAGCACCGTATTTATTGATGTCAGTGCAATACTTGATGAAGTCAAACGGATTATGAATGTGCTGGTTCAGATTGTGACGATTCTTGCTGTACTGGTCAGTATTTCTGGTTTACTTGTGCTGATAGCCTGTCTGAATCTGCTGATGGATGAACGTAAAAAAGAAGTGGCGCTGTTAAGGTCATTTGGCAGTTCAAAGCAGAAGCTGAAAGGAATGATGAGCCTGGAAATCGGTTTTATTGGTCTGATGGCAGGTGTGGTTGCCTGCGTTTTTGCTGAAATGATCAGTGCTGTTGCCAGTTATAAAATGGATCTGATGATTCAGCCACATCTGCAAATCTGGCTGGTTTTACCTGTATTGATGACTTTACTTTGTGCACTGATCGGGCGTTACCGACTCAGTTATCTCAGTGAAATTCCACCCTTACAGAGTTTAAGGGAAATGAATCAGTAA
- a CDS encoding ABC transporter ATP-binding protein, with protein MMPQAIISAQQLSQKIKLPQKELIVFENINLEIFSGEQVAITGRSGSGKSTLLGILATLDQAGSGQLVVCGESVSELNEEQRALVRLNHIGFVFQSFQLLPHLSAVENVLLPLRLKPGFNFRQAEQKALQLLTKVGLEQQAWQTPKVLSGGEQQRVAIARALISEPQIIFADEPTGNLDSATALEIEELLFRLNKEMGTTLILVTHDQQLAKKCQRHFVLSGGQLTEQMQ; from the coding sequence ATGATGCCACAAGCAATTATTTCTGCACAGCAACTTAGCCAGAAGATTAAGCTCCCTCAAAAAGAACTGATTGTTTTTGAAAATATTAACCTCGAAATATTTTCTGGCGAGCAGGTTGCGATTACGGGGCGTTCAGGTTCTGGAAAGTCAACATTGCTGGGAATACTTGCAACGCTGGATCAGGCTGGTTCTGGTCAGCTTGTGGTCTGTGGTGAGTCTGTTTCTGAACTGAATGAGGAACAGCGGGCTTTGGTGCGCCTGAATCATATTGGTTTTGTATTTCAGTCTTTTCAGTTGTTGCCTCATCTGAGTGCTGTGGAAAATGTACTGCTACCTTTGCGCCTTAAACCGGGTTTCAATTTCAGGCAGGCTGAGCAGAAAGCCCTGCAGTTACTGACGAAAGTAGGACTGGAACAACAGGCGTGGCAGACACCCAAAGTCCTGTCAGGCGGGGAGCAGCAACGGGTTGCAATTGCCAGGGCACTGATCAGTGAACCTCAGATTATTTTTGCAGATGAGCCTACTGGTAATCTGGACAGTGCTACAGCTCTTGAAATTGAAGAACTGCTGTTCAGACTGAATAAGGAAATGGGGACAACATTGATTCTGGTGACACATGATCAGCAGCTGGCAAAAAAATGTCAGCGGCATTTTGTACTGAGTGGCGGACAGTTAACCGAGCAGATGCAGTAA